ACTACTCAAATAATGAATAGTCACCTACTCGATTTACAATGCTACAAATGGTTTTTTCATTTTCATAAGGCCGTAAACAAAGAAGAATATACCACAGGTAATATACGTTAAAACGACAAAAAGAACTGATTTTCCTTGTTCTCCCGTCCAGCGGAAGAATAGACGATAATAAAAATAGACCATTAAAATAATTAATGCAATTGATGATAAAAATCCGATAAATGGAATGAATGAAACGAGTATGAGCCCGAAGAAAATTAATGTATATTTCAAAGCTTCTGATTTGACTGCTTCCATCGTTGATTTTTTCGCTCCAAAGGCAAACATCATGTAAACATTGACAAACGGAATCCAACTCATAAAGGCAATTTCGTGGAAGCCATTTGTTTTTGCTGTATTAGAATAAATAATGGCAGAAAGAATGTATCCGATAATGGCAAAAATTATGGCGAAGATAAATACGGCCATCAATATAGCTGCAAAAGCGGCTAAGTCTACAAATACCATACTGTCGTTGTATTGGTACTGTTGAAGTTGTTGCATTCAACATACACCTCCTTTCAAATACGTTTTAATGTATGAATCAATATTTGTATTTAAGCATGAAAAAATAAGAAATTTATTAAGTGAATGTTAATTTAAGATGTAGCGTATTAAATATATGTTTTTTTGATTTTATTAAAAAAGTCATATGAACCGAAACCGCAAAAGTGACGGGAACTCCATTTCTCATTCAAAATCCACTAAAAGCAAAAACCATTTACAAATATCGGTATATAATAAAACGAAAAATATTTTCTTATTAAAGGAGGAGATTGATTATGTTTGATTTGAGCCCATTTCGTCAAAGAACCGATGAATTATTCAATCATGTTGAAAAGGTTTTCGCAGAAATGTTAAATGAAAGCAATTTTCCTATACTCAGCGAACAAATGAAATCACTCCGTTCAGAATTTACTGAGGGGAAAGATGCTTACTTTGTAGAGGTGGGTGTGCCGGGCTTTGCAAAAGAAGATATTCAAATTAATTTAGAAAATAATAAGTTAACAATCTTTGCAAAACGTGATGAACGAAATGAGATGCGAGATAAGGATGATCAAATTATTCGCTATCAAAGGCAGTTTGGACAATTCGTTCGTCAATTTTATGTTCGTAATATTGACCAAGATCGAGTGAAAGCACAATTAGATAAAGGGTTATTGAAAATTAAACTCCCAAAGCTAACACTTGGGGATACTGGCAACCTAAAGCGTATTGAAATCGACTAACTATAATGATTCTATAGAGACAATCTACTAGTAAAATAAAACCTCTAAATGAATGGGGCTGACTATAAACTAGCTCATAAAAAATTGAGTTTGTTTATAGTCTTTTTTTGGGAGAATGGTTGTTCAAAACGTAGAATTTCTGTTACGGATAACGGGGTCAACCGAAAGTGCCTGAATGCTCATGGAAGAATATGGGGATGGGAACTTTCATGACGAAAAGTGCCCAATCGCTTGTGGGAGGATAAGAAAAAGGGAATTTTTACGACGAAAAGTGCCCAAAAGCTCGTGAAAGAATAAGAAAAAGGGAACTTTCACGACGAAAAGTGCCCAAAAGCTCGTGAAAGAATAAGAAAAAGGGAACTTTCACAACCGAAAGTGCCCGAATGCCCATAGAAGAATATTGAAACGGGAACTTTCACGACGAAAAGTGCCCAAATGCTCGTGAAAGAATAAGAAAAAGGGAACTTTTACGACGAAAAGTGCCCAAATGCCCATGGGGGAATATCAAAATGGGAACTTTCACAACCGAAAGTGCCCAAACACGTGTGGAATAATAAGAAAAAGGGAACTTTCACGACGAAAAGTGCCCAAATGCCCGTGAGAGAATAAGAAAAAGGAACTTTCACAACCGAAAGTGCCCAAATGTCCATGGGGGTATATTAAAAAGGGAACTTTCACGACGAAAAGTGCCCAAACGCTTGTGGGAGAATAAGAAAAGGGGAACTTTCACGACGAAAAGTGCCCAAATGTCCATGGGGGTATATTAAAAAGGGAACTTTCGCGACGAAAAGTGCCCAAATGCGTGTGGGAGAATAAGAAAAGGGGAACTTTCACAATCGAAATTGCCCAAATGTGTGTGAAGAAAGAAGGAAATGGGAACTTTTACGGCGAAAAGTGCCCAAATGTCCATGGGTGTATTTTAAAAAGGGAACTTTCATGACGAAAAGTGCCCAGACACTTGTGAAAAAAGAAGGAAATGGGGACTTTCACAATCGAAATTGCCCAAATGCGTGTGAAGAAAGAAGGAAATGGGAACTTTCACGACGAAAAGTGCCCAATCGCTTGTGGGAGGATAAGAAAAAGGGAACTTTTACGACGAAAAGTGCCCAAAAGCTCGTGAAAGAATAAGAAAAAGGGAACTTTTACAACCGAAAGTGCCTCAAT
Above is a genomic segment from Lysinibacillus sp. PLM2 containing:
- a CDS encoding heat-shock protein Hsp20; the protein is MFDLSPFRQRTDELFNHVEKVFAEMLNESNFPILSEQMKSLRSEFTEGKDAYFVEVGVPGFAKEDIQINLENNKLTIFAKRDERNEMRDKDDQIIRYQRQFGQFVRQFYVRNIDQDRVKAQLDKGLLKIKLPKLTLGDTGNLKRIEID